One window from the genome of Balneola sp. encodes:
- a CDS encoding hybrid sensor histidine kinase/response regulator, with the protein MDMSSKFSLTGISDIALGKDLRSKDKIIGKKAGMTVLNSVSFFLAGVSVLFLVAFQINESVSLTWFFLSEALAFLLIPLLARQGFEKAAKILLIAYADIGIIILSSVFGGDAMIQAFFIPAMGLSILLFDNTQVHLRNMGILLSILSYFILDYIIFERISISESSFSLVRWSVLTGSFVTTWLIFNTFSQFKEDAEYQTLELLQKEQELNQELSLKQEKLENYIGQLEVATEELAKSTKAKSEFLATMSHEIRTPMNAILGMTHLLKQDSPRKDQIEPINILDFSGKTLLSLIDDVLDFSKIEAGKIEFENIEFELNKLVNVIVESFRVTAKNKSIELKTDIGDGIPNYLVGDPARLTQILNNLYSNALKFTEEGEVLLSVNVIEDFDDSVRLQFAISDTGIGIEKNRVDTIFESFTQASQNTKRLFGGTGLGLTISKQLTDLQGGSISVESEEGEGSTFYVELTFEKGSSEEEAKAITENFDSAKSLSGLKVLLAEDNLVNQKVMLRFLERWNVEMKVVDNGFEAVEAIKENNYDVVLMDLQMPKMDGYEASENIRKLDDPYKRKTPIIALTAAALKEVREKVYASGMNDFVTKPFNPADLEQKLFQFIEK; encoded by the coding sequence ATGGATATGAGCTCAAAATTTTCTCTAACTGGCATTTCCGATATAGCATTGGGCAAAGACCTTAGGTCTAAGGATAAAATTATTGGCAAGAAGGCCGGAATGACTGTTTTGAACTCGGTCTCGTTCTTCCTCGCAGGCGTGTCTGTTTTGTTTTTAGTCGCTTTTCAGATTAATGAATCTGTTTCTCTAACGTGGTTCTTTTTATCTGAAGCACTCGCATTTCTTTTAATTCCTTTGTTAGCACGTCAAGGGTTTGAAAAAGCAGCTAAAATATTGCTTATAGCCTACGCTGACATAGGTATTATAATATTGAGCTCCGTTTTTGGCGGGGATGCAATGATTCAGGCTTTCTTTATCCCGGCTATGGGGCTTTCAATCCTTTTATTTGATAATACACAGGTTCACCTTCGCAATATGGGGATTTTACTCTCCATACTATCCTACTTCATTTTAGATTATATCATTTTTGAGCGGATTAGCATTTCCGAAAGTAGCTTCTCTTTGGTTCGCTGGAGCGTTTTGACGGGCTCCTTCGTTACCACCTGGCTCATTTTTAATACCTTTTCTCAGTTTAAAGAAGATGCAGAATATCAAACCCTGGAGCTGCTCCAAAAAGAGCAGGAGCTGAACCAAGAACTGAGTTTGAAACAGGAAAAGCTGGAAAATTATATTGGTCAGCTTGAAGTGGCTACAGAAGAACTTGCAAAAAGTACAAAAGCCAAGTCAGAGTTTCTTGCTACCATGAGTCATGAGATCAGAACTCCAATGAATGCGATTTTGGGGATGACTCACCTCTTAAAACAAGACAGCCCGCGTAAAGATCAGATTGAGCCGATTAACATTCTTGATTTTTCAGGAAAAACGCTTCTTTCTCTTATCGATGATGTGCTTGATTTCTCAAAAATTGAAGCAGGAAAAATAGAATTTGAGAACATTGAGTTTGAGCTCAATAAGTTGGTAAATGTAATTGTTGAGAGTTTCAGGGTTACGGCTAAGAATAAGTCCATTGAACTGAAAACAGATATTGGTGATGGTATTCCAAATTATTTAGTTGGAGATCCCGCGCGGTTAACTCAGATATTAAACAACCTATACAGTAATGCTCTGAAATTTACTGAAGAAGGAGAGGTTCTGTTATCGGTAAATGTTATTGAGGATTTTGATGATTCTGTACGGCTGCAGTTTGCAATTTCAGATACAGGTATTGGCATTGAGAAAAACCGGGTGGATACGATATTTGAGAGTTTTACTCAGGCCAGTCAAAATACAAAGAGATTATTTGGCGGAACAGGGTTAGGCCTTACCATTAGCAAGCAACTCACCGACTTACAGGGCGGCTCAATTTCTGTTGAAAGTGAAGAGGGAGAAGGAAGTACGTTTTATGTAGAGCTTACTTTTGAAAAAGGATCTTCGGAAGAAGAAGCAAAAGCTATTACCGAGAATTTTGATTCTGCAAAAAGCTTAAGTGGCTTAAAAGTATTGCTAGCAGAAGACAACTTGGTTAACCAGAAAGTAATGCTTCGTTTCCTTGAGCGCTGGAATGTAGAAATGAAAGTGGTAGACAATGGCTTTGAGGCAGTAGAAGCCATTAAGGAAAATAACTACGACGTTGTTCTTATGGATCTTCAAATGCCGAAAATGGATGGATATGAAGCTTCAGAAAACATCCGTAAACTGGATGATCCATATAAGCGAAAAACACCAATTATTGCGCTAACTGCTGCTGCTCTTAAAGAAGTGCGTGAGAAGGTATATGCGTCAGGAATGAATGACTTTGTGACCAAACCTTTCAACCCTGCTGATCTTGAACAAAAGCTTTTCCAGTTTATCGAGAAGTAA
- a CDS encoding Fe-S metabolism protein SufE has translation MDIQVTEERIVKEFELLQDWPERYKYIIKLGDKLDPLPEEARVEDNLVKGCQSQVWLTASMDDDKIIFKADSDAAITKGLVSLMVRFYSGREPDVIIDKKPEFIDKIGMSQHLSPTRANGLASMVKQMKIYAMAFKAKKTLS, from the coding sequence ATGGATATTCAGGTTACAGAAGAAAGAATTGTTAAAGAATTTGAGCTACTTCAAGATTGGCCGGAAAGGTATAAGTACATCATAAAGCTTGGTGACAAATTAGATCCGCTGCCAGAAGAAGCAAGAGTTGAAGATAACCTGGTTAAAGGTTGCCAGAGCCAGGTTTGGCTGACAGCAAGTATGGATGATGACAAGATTATCTTTAAAGCCGATAGTGATGCAGCTATTACTAAAGGACTTGTGTCATTAATGGTTCGTTTTTATTCAGGAAGAGAGCCCGATGTGATTATCGATAAAAAGCCGGAATTCATTGATAAAATTGGGATGTCTCAGCACTTGTCCCCGACCCGTGCCAATGGTTTGGCGTCTATGGTAAAACAAATGAAAATTTATGCCATGGCTTTTAAGGCAAAGAAAACGTTATCGTAA
- a CDS encoding PAS domain S-box protein, translating into MDQKLDSEVLEQIKQCCKDEASSSKLEELFGELFQHFQQAKKQLSLLEQAIKHDYDSIVITELNLEKPGPKIVYVNDGFTRMTGYSKEEAIGKTPRILQGEKTDRHVLDRLKERLIEGQAFFGHTVNYRKDGTEFINQWDIHPLTNSKGEITHWVSYQRDITERKESSKLVFDANLDFDNLAEESKKTFIDLDVQGNIISSNNSFKNLMGHDADELKTVKVWDLVVENDKEEMKSLFADFEAKNIEDKTYPWEFVQKNGDTVKLEGSINYFVSNDETIIRVHFDNISMRDRIIETLKKKKNSLQDIVGKKDEFTLRFVVDSEGNTGCKFVSDNFTSITGRKPDDVLGEGLKSVIHDDDIKAVERALEGAFNGEKTSISCKYETADGNYVSVIQSFKPSYGKNDKVVDSVKSVAMIELEVEN; encoded by the coding sequence ATGGATCAGAAGTTAGACTCTGAAGTTTTAGAACAGATTAAGCAATGTTGCAAAGATGAAGCATCCTCCTCTAAGCTCGAGGAGCTGTTTGGGGAACTTTTTCAACACTTTCAGCAAGCAAAAAAGCAGCTCTCTTTACTTGAGCAAGCAATAAAGCATGATTATGATTCGATTGTAATCACGGAATTGAATTTAGAAAAGCCGGGGCCGAAAATTGTTTATGTGAATGATGGATTTACACGAATGACGGGGTATTCTAAAGAAGAGGCGATAGGTAAAACACCAAGGATTTTACAGGGCGAAAAAACGGACCGCCATGTATTGGACCGCTTGAAAGAACGGCTAATTGAAGGACAGGCATTTTTTGGGCATACGGTTAACTACCGAAAAGATGGAACAGAATTTATTAATCAGTGGGATATTCACCCTCTGACTAACAGCAAAGGTGAAATCACACATTGGGTATCTTATCAGCGTGATATCACGGAGCGTAAAGAGTCAAGTAAGTTGGTGTTTGATGCCAATCTAGACTTTGACAACCTTGCTGAAGAATCGAAAAAGACATTTATCGATCTGGATGTTCAAGGCAATATCATTTCATCCAATAATTCCTTTAAAAACTTAATGGGCCACGATGCCGACGAATTGAAAACAGTAAAGGTTTGGGATCTTGTAGTAGAAAATGATAAAGAAGAGATGAAATCCTTATTTGCAGATTTTGAAGCAAAAAATATTGAGGATAAAACCTACCCGTGGGAATTTGTGCAAAAGAACGGAGATACTGTTAAGCTTGAAGGCAGCATAAATTACTTTGTAAGTAACGACGAGACAATTATTCGGGTACACTTTGATAATATCTCAATGCGAGACCGAATTATCGAAACACTTAAGAAAAAGAAAAATAGCCTGCAGGATATCGTAGGTAAAAAAGATGAATTTACCCTGCGCTTTGTAGTTGATTCGGAAGGCAACACAGGCTGTAAATTCGTTTCTGATAATTTCACATCTATTACCGGCCGCAAACCAGATGATGTTCTTGGAGAAGGCCTGAAAAGTGTAATTCACGATGATGACATTAAAGCTGTTGAGCGCGCACTAGAAGGTGCATTCAATGGTGAAAAAACAAGTATCTCATGCAAATACGAAACTGCAGATGGAAATTACGTTTCAGTAATTCAGTCATTTAAGCCAAGCTACGGCAAAAATGATAAAGTAGTGGATAGCGTTAAAAGCGTTGCTATGATTGAACTTGAAGTAGAGAATTAA
- a CDS encoding DNA-binding response regulator, which translates to MANIKIAIVDDHQIVRDGIKILLEDEPGFDIVFEAESGDKAVELSEEHEPDLIIMDITMPIMNGIEATQAIKEKSPDIKVLALTMLTEDQHIRKMIKAGASGYILKSSGKEELIKAINSIINGKHYFSDDATQTILHQLVEPTVSKSTEPKDANITDRELEVLKLIVNEFTNQEIADQLFVSVRTVDSHRRNLLQKTGAKNTAGLVKYALNNNLFES; encoded by the coding sequence ATGGCTAATATTAAAATAGCAATAGTGGATGATCATCAGATCGTTAGAGACGGTATTAAAATACTGCTGGAAGATGAACCGGGGTTTGATATTGTCTTTGAAGCGGAGTCGGGAGATAAAGCCGTGGAACTATCAGAAGAACATGAGCCGGATTTAATAATCATGGACATCACCATGCCTATCATGAACGGGATTGAAGCCACTCAGGCCATTAAAGAAAAGTCCCCCGATATCAAGGTCCTGGCTCTTACTATGCTGACAGAAGACCAGCACATCCGGAAAATGATAAAAGCCGGTGCTTCAGGCTATATTCTAAAAAGCTCAGGCAAAGAAGAACTAATTAAGGCCATAAACTCAATTATAAATGGGAAACACTACTTCAGTGATGATGCCACACAGACTATTCTCCATCAATTAGTTGAACCTACAGTATCTAAATCTACCGAACCAAAAGATGCAAATATCACAGATCGGGAACTGGAAGTTTTAAAGCTCATCGTAAATGAGTTTACAAACCAGGAAATAGCGGATCAACTATTCGTAAGTGTAAGAACTGTTGATTCTCACCGAAGAAACCTTCTTCAAAAAACCGGAGCTAAAAATACAGCCGGATTGGTAAAGTATGCTCTGAACAATAATCTCTTTGAAAGTTAG
- a CDS encoding transcriptional regulator, giving the protein MYTPNSFKETDPDILYPFVREHNFGTVFSQTKNGPVASHLPFFVKREEDILIAHFARANKHWQHITQAEELLIVFQGTHGYISPSWYKEKNTVPTWNYAAVHIYGTPVITHDLDELRTMVDSLTHHHEQSIDSDWDYEAAHEKRDQLLKGIVGLSVHVNRMEGQFKFNQNRSQKDREGVIKALEESDSESDRSMAEIMKKNEAKS; this is encoded by the coding sequence ATGTACACCCCTAATTCATTTAAAGAAACAGATCCTGATATCCTCTATCCGTTTGTTAGGGAACATAATTTTGGAACGGTATTTAGCCAAACTAAGAACGGTCCGGTGGCATCCCACTTGCCGTTCTTTGTTAAAAGAGAAGAAGATATTTTAATTGCCCATTTTGCCCGTGCAAATAAGCACTGGCAACACATTACTCAGGCGGAAGAGCTACTCATTGTTTTCCAGGGAACCCACGGATATATATCACCAAGCTGGTACAAAGAAAAGAATACGGTACCTACATGGAATTACGCTGCGGTTCACATCTATGGAACTCCGGTTATAACTCACGATTTAGATGAATTACGAACCATGGTCGATTCTTTAACTCATCACCATGAACAAAGCATAGATTCTGACTGGGATTATGAGGCTGCCCATGAAAAGAGAGATCAGCTGCTAAAAGGTATAGTTGGGTTGAGTGTACATGTTAACAGGATGGAAGGTCAGTTCAAATTCAACCAGAACCGAAGTCAGAAAGACAGGGAAGGGGTTATAAAAGCTCTAGAAGAATCTGATTCAGAAAGTGATCGCAGCATGGCTGAGATCATGAAGAAAAATGAGGCTAAAAGCTGA
- a CDS encoding acyl-CoA dehydrogenase yields the protein MEQTEQLIPPLTQLTEDEQMLKEAAADFAEASIKPLVEEMDENAKLDPGLVKEFFEMGLMGIDIPEKYAGGGGTFMMSIVAIEQISRVDASAGVFMDVQNTLVNNAFINFGSDEMKDKYLPLLATEKVGAYCLSEAGSGSDAFALKTTAKEDGDHYVLNGSKLWITNANEADIFLVMANINPEAGYKGITAFVVERGMEGFSISKKENKLGIRASSTCEILLEDCRVPKENVVGEVGKGYKVAIETLNEGRIGIGAQMIGIAQGAFDAALAYVQERKQFGKAISDFQGVQFQLSRMATDIETARLLVYNAARMKMNGQNFLKEAAMAKFYSSEVAERVSSQAVDLFGGYGYVKEYPVEKYYRDSKIGKIYEGTTNMQLSTIAKLLLR from the coding sequence ATGGAACAAACTGAGCAACTCATTCCACCTTTAACACAGCTCACCGAAGACGAGCAAATGTTGAAAGAAGCCGCAGCTGATTTTGCTGAAGCATCAATCAAACCTCTAGTCGAGGAAATGGACGAAAACGCCAAGCTCGATCCCGGTCTGGTAAAGGAATTTTTTGAAATGGGATTGATGGGGATTGATATCCCTGAGAAGTATGCTGGTGGAGGAGGGACATTTATGATGTCCATTGTAGCCATTGAGCAAATTTCCAGAGTAGATGCTTCAGCCGGTGTATTTATGGATGTCCAGAATACTCTGGTTAATAATGCATTTATCAACTTCGGCTCTGACGAGATGAAGGACAAATATTTGCCCTTGCTGGCTACCGAGAAAGTGGGAGCCTACTGTTTATCTGAAGCCGGATCAGGAAGTGATGCTTTTGCTTTAAAAACGACTGCTAAGGAAGATGGCGATCATTACGTATTGAATGGCTCTAAGCTTTGGATTACAAATGCGAACGAAGCAGACATTTTTTTAGTGATGGCAAACATCAATCCAGAAGCAGGATATAAAGGGATAACAGCATTTGTTGTAGAACGTGGAATGGAAGGCTTTTCAATTTCCAAAAAAGAAAATAAGCTTGGAATTCGCGCTAGCTCAACGTGTGAAATTTTATTAGAAGACTGTCGCGTTCCTAAAGAGAATGTAGTTGGTGAAGTAGGTAAAGGCTATAAAGTAGCTATCGAAACCCTTAATGAGGGAAGAATCGGTATCGGCGCTCAAATGATTGGAATTGCCCAGGGAGCTTTTGATGCAGCTCTGGCTTATGTCCAAGAACGAAAGCAGTTTGGTAAAGCCATTTCAGATTTTCAGGGTGTTCAGTTTCAATTGTCACGAATGGCAACAGATATTGAGACCGCTCGACTATTGGTTTACAATGCAGCACGTATGAAAATGAATGGACAGAATTTCTTGAAAGAAGCCGCAATGGCTAAATTTTATTCCTCAGAAGTGGCCGAACGAGTAAGTTCTCAGGCTGTGGATTTATTTGGAGGATATGGATATGTGAAAGAATATCCCGTAGAAAAATATTACCGTGACTCTAAGATCGGTAAAATCTACGAGGGTACAACGAACATGCAGCTCAGCACCATTGCTAAGTTGCTACTTCGATGA